The genomic interval AAaatttctccccttctttctttttcttctgataaCCAGAATAGCAGGGATCACTGCACAATGAAATCGGCAGCACCTATCAGCAAAGAGAAGAGGGGAGACTGACTTATTTATGTTTATTCTAGAAGTCCTTTAAATGAAATCAAAAGAGTCATGGAAAATGCCAAAAAATCTCCCAATGACTTCCTAGGCATTACTGATCTCCATATCTGGCTACAAGCCTTATCTGTTTGCTTGACTGAGAAACGTATGGAGAATGGCACAGACTGTTTAAGCCAGTGCCTTATCCCATGGACAAAAATACATTGTGGCATCAATAGCCATTGGATCAATGCGATTAGCAAAGACATTTTATCCACTTCCTTATTCTAATAAGCTGTTATCAAGGATTGTGAAATATACTAAACACCTTCTAATTATAGTATGACCCCAGTATCCACTGGGGATACATTCCTAGACTTACCATGGATAGTGAAAGTCAACAATAATAGTGAAATCTATATTTTCAGTGGAAGTCgatcataaagttgcactggaggatctatgGGTGCCTAAAGAGGTTTCCCTCTAGGCATCTGGATATCCTTCTGTGGAtggtgaccatagaatcatgctagaggatcTCCAGATACCTAGGCATCTTAATGTGGCTCATTTGGAACAAAGGCCCAGATCTTTTATATCTCAAAACAGTTAATACTGTGTCATACTGGTATATATATCATTAGAGGACCTGGCTTATTCTAAAGACTAATCACCAATAACAGGTGATTaggaacaaacaaaacatttagcctctatcccatttttaaaacatttaaatggagGGCCACTCTAAGAGCCATACTTGATTAAAATAGTTGGGCCACACAATTAGATCCTTGTTTATAATGACTTCAAGTGTCCTGGGATCCATCTTTCCAACTTTCATTCTAAAGAAGGACTTGTTTGGAAACACGATCATGTTCATAATATCAAGAACAGTTACTATTTCCCTCttattattaaaagaaacagTTTCTCCTGCTGAATTGTTAAATGAAATGCCTTGAAGAAAAGGATGCATCTaagtggggaagaaaagaaaagttatGTCAGAACAGCAGATTGAATCCAGAATTATCCTTAATACCCCCAGAAAAATCCTGGAATCAGTGACATTAAGTTATTCACAAGGGGTAAAGAGCAAATAGTTATAGTGGGAGGAAGAAATGTAGTTGTTGCTTTGGACTGACTAGCTTTTAGTAACATCTTTGGGACTTCTGTTCCTGACTCCAAGGAATCTGTCCTTTGGTTATCACATGTATTTGGGGAtgtctaaaggtaaaggtaaaggtagtcccttgacatgaatgtctagtcataaccaactgtagggtggtgcttatctccattTCTAAACCAAAGTGCCAGCGTTGCCCAAGGACTATTCTGATgctcatgtggtcagcatgactgcaccgaacattgttaccttcccaccaaaggggTACCTATctctctacttgcatttgcatactttcaaactgataggttggcagaagctgggactagtgataggagctcaccccatcatgcagcactcaggcctcgaactgccaaccttccgatcttccagtcatcagatcttccaatcatcagtgGCATcctaaccactaaaccaccacatcatccacttaaaattaaaattacatacattaaaaactacaGTGCCCACCCAATATAACAAACACGCCATGTAAAAGCTTCATGTGCATTCACTTTTATGCCCACAAAAAAGGTGGACACATTACCTTCCAAGGCTTGAGGTCTTGAAGTTCAGTAATTTTACCCTCCGCTGTTGCTCTGTGTTTTAATCTAAAAGATTCCATGGCTTGGAAAGCATGTGCTATGGCATAAACAGCATTATAGATACTGTAGCTGTGGCCACTCATGTTCATTTCAAAAAGACGTCCAGGAAGACTTTCCAGCCTCTCTTCCCCAGAGCAAATTTTATCATCCATTACTGGCTTTCCTTTATCTGGAAAAACGCAGTTGAAtaccagctcccagaattccttgagAAAACTACTTCCTTGCATCTGAGAGGGGTTTATGGTCTGTAGAAATGTATTATATCCTTGGAGCTGATTTGTATGAACACTGAAGAAAATGCTGCCACTGAAAAGTTGCCAGTCTGAGTCTGGCTGAAATCCCAGTAAAGTCAAATCCATCTGAGCCGTCATGATCCACACTTTCCCAAAGTTTTTCTCTATATGCGTTGTCAAGATTGTCAGCAGTATGGCAGACATGGTTTCTCCATAGAAGACAAATGTACTGACTTTCTTATCTGTAAAACATTCATATAGATCAGAGTGTATGTTATGGAATACAGCAGGTGTAAACCGAATTGCTTGTTTGGGGATTCTCAGAGCAAAGGCTGAACAGATTCCATTTTGAGAAAGCTGTGGTTCCAGGGCCTTCAAGAAATGTTCTCCACCATCATCATCCACGGCAAATAGCCCAACCCATGTCCATCTGAAATATTTCAGCAAGTAGATAATTCCCATGTTTTGATGGGCTTCATTTGGGACCATGCggtaaagaaaaggaagatgagcGCTTTCCTCCAAATCAAATGAACCATACATGAGCtagaaaaaaacatgcatttatttttggGAGATCTTTAGAAGGACTGCCTAAGTACATTCAAGCACAGTGAGAGCTAAAAGGAAAAAATCCATATAAATGCACTATATAATATACCAGCTTTTCCAAGTGAAGTGCTTTTGATATGTAATGCACTTGCACATCCATTATCCCCAGAGAGGATGTTAGGAATGGAAATGATGGGAGGTATATAGTCTAGAAAATCCTGTGGGAGTCAAGAATGCTCCAACACAGGACACCATTTCTCTAAATTTCTAAAATGTAACATATCACCTTTGCTTCTTTTGAAAACACCCCATTTCATAGAAAAATGCTGTTGCAAAAATTAAACCTAACTAAAATGAGATCTGATAATAGTACCTAACTATGCCTAGTAGCACTCAAAGAAGTATCTGTGCTGGTCTCttgcagaagaaaaaggaggaagggaaggaaagctgAGAAAAGTGAATGAATGAGCACTTTTAAGAgtaactggcttttatttttacATGATCTTTCATGGATATATCATGTTCTTCATCCAGTGTGATACATGCCAGCAATGCCCCACTACAAGCTACACTGGACAAGCAGGATAATCCCTATGCAAGAGGTAAATGGACACAAAACAGACATTTAAAAAGGCTGTACCCCAAAATCAATTTCAAAACTTTTCAACCTTCCTGGACATACAGTATGGGATTTAAAGGTtgtggtccttgaacaaggaaattacaaaggaagactagaaagagaaataacTGAATTGGATTATAGTTACAAATTTAtagtcatagaatcttagagttggaagagaccccaagggccatccagtccaacccaatccTGCTATGCAGATGTACACAGAACACTCtccacaaatggccatccagcctctatttaaaaacttgcatagaaggagactccaccacatttgaaggcagcatattccactgtcaaatagctcctagaattagcaagtacatttctataccgcttatcattgcacttaagcactccctaagtagtttacaaagtgtaagctaattgcccccaacattctagggactcattttagcaacctcctcggaaggatgcaagcctgagtcaagcttgatcccctggctggtattgaacttgcaactttatggtttgtgagtgactggctgcagtacagacatttaactactgtgcctaccatcaagaagttcttatTGTTTAGATATATTTCAGTCCATTAACAGAGTTATTCCAATCCATTAACAGAGGTATGagcaaagacaatggcttcaggGCACACTAAATGTATTACTATAAGAGTCTTTGTTAATGTAACAAAAAGTATCTTCTCAGAGAGCATTTTGAAACCTAGGAAACTgatttttggtaagcagatttattactTTCACACTCCAACACTAACTGACCCCTGTCAAGATCtaaaagacctgtatcaccttcTGCAGCCTTTGCAAAATTAGGGCAAtggtcatgatttgcatccttCTGGATCCTACTACTGTACATTCCATCGCATTCTTGCAACTGTATAAATAAGCTTCATCCTGAAGTCTTAATACCACCTGATACTGactgcatccaaagaaatgggttgatatccatgaaagcaaaaaataaaatccagttagttttaaaggtgctgttttttcccctctcaatCTCCCTTTCCCTTCAACCTTTGTATTATTTTACCTAGTGTTTGTTGTTCTATCTGCTTAGCCAAAACACTTCTTCACtaggctttttaaaacatttaataatattttctcTACCTTCCCTCCTTCAGTCTTGCTCACAGCAATGGCTGCTGCCTCTGATGTCTGTTGAATCCACTCTGCAGTTTAGTCTCTACTTTAAATGACCTATCCATAAATCACCACTATTTcaagttcagattaaaatctaAATCAGATCCACCATCCCACTCACATTGGTGTTGTCAGTTTGCACTGGTCTTCTCTCTCCACCGGTGCAATTTATGACAGTTCCCACATCCTCATATGCAATCCTCACCTGTGGAATTTTGTAAAGACTTGATATGTCTGACATTCGTAGTGAGATTTCAGTGCTAAATGCCCCAACAATGGCTAGGATGAGGCCTTCATCACTCTTACATTTGTAGTTGGGGACAAATTTACGTGATTTGAAAATCAGCTCCAAGGTGGTACGATAGGTCATCCTTGCATCATAGTAGCTGTCACAGATGTGGAATCCCAGTGTGAGATTGGGCAAGAGTTTAGGGTCTTCATTGATCTCATTTACAGCAAATGCCAAGGTGAGGACATGCTGGAGGAACTTTGTGATCATACTGAAAGTGAGAATTGCATGTGATTAAATGAAATATAGTAGTAATaacaatattataataataaaatttatttatatcttgccccatctgcactcaggcaatcgAAGTGGCTAACAGCATTAAAAATTACACAGATTATACAAACAGAGAAGCCTCTATAGAGAGATACCACTAAACTAGGACAGGAGCGCATCAAAGGACCATAATGTGTCCACTTCTTCATGAGCATAAAAGGGAAATGTTCTGCTCCACAAATAGTGAAACCGCACAAACATTTTAGTTCATGGGACTTGCTAGATTTTCCAAGATATAAGGAGACCCATAGCCGGGTACAATCCTACCAGGAGTAAGTGTGGGTGGTTCGAAGAATGCAATTGAGAAGACCATAGTCTCCATTGTGGATAGCAGATAAGCACTGAGGTAATATCTGAGTACAGATATAAAGACTATTTTAAAAAGGGGAATCAAAAATGGATTTCTAGAGTGTTGGGAAAtcctgatgaagaaaatccacACAATTTTGATGAATTTCTTgcaacaagaaggaaaaaaatgtaaatttattcCTGAGAATAAATTTTGTGAAGATCCCTATAAAGGTAGAGTCACCCTGATCCAGATTTCCATAATCCAAAATGCTCCACAATGGTTCGCATGGTTGGCTGagaagtgacacctttgctttctggtggttctaTGTACACAGATTTTATtccatgcacacaattattacaaatataatataattactTTCATACAATGTGTATaacatgtatatgaaacataaatgaatttcatatttagacttgagtcccatctccaaaatatctcattatgtatatgcaaatattccaaaatctgaaaaaaatctgaaattcaaatcGCTTCTGTTCCCAGGCATTTCAGGTAAGgaggactcaacctgtatttgaaTCTGTGCAAGGAACTGCGATTTATATGGTGTGGGATGTCAACATCACTTCCTCTACTCCTCAACCTGTGTGCCATAATACTGGACAAACATTAAGAATTGTTGAAACGTCTAGAAAATGAATAATTGACTGCTAGGTAACCACTGTTTtacattcatacacacacgcgcgcgcacacacacacatgcatgcatgcacacacacagcctccTATTTACATGAGTATCTAGTCTTCTAAAAATTGATTGAGGAGGGGGAAAATCACGTATGCACCTTCGATATATTCAAACTAATTTATAAGAAACTCATTTTCAGAACATTTTCAGCAATGGAGGTGATCACCTTCTGTATTACAAATGGTCACATTTATGCATTCAGCCTGATTTATTTATCTTCAGAAGCATAGGAGACAACCTGAGCAAGAaaggttacctttttggactacatgctGGCTGGTGGCCTCTGAATATCGTAATtcaaaaaaggtaacatttccaaggtctGGTAAGGAAAAGAGTAAGAGAATTCCTTACAATGGCATTTTAAAGAACTCTTCAGCGGGATGTTTCTCAAAAGGAACTTCATGGaaaatgtaaataatctgtgatgCAATTCCAC from Sceloporus undulatus isolate JIND9_A2432 ecotype Alabama chromosome 6, SceUnd_v1.1, whole genome shotgun sequence carries:
- the LOC121933920 gene encoding vomeronasal type-2 receptor 26-like, which translates into the protein MVPNEAHQNMGIIYLLKYFRWTWVGLFAVDDDGGEHFLKALEPQLSQNGICSAFALRIPKQAIRFTPAVFHNIHSDLYECFTDKKVSTFVFYGETMSAILLTILTTHIEKNFGKVWIMTAQMDLTLLGFQPDSDWQLFSGSIFFSVHTNQLQGYNTFLQTINPSQMQGSSFLKEFWELVFNCVFPDKGKPVMDDKICSGEERLESLPGRLFEMNMSGHSYSIYNAVYAIAHAFQAMESFRLKHRATAEGKITELQDLKPWKMHPFLQGISFNNSAGETVSFNNKREIVTVLDIMNMIVFPNKSFFRMKVGKMDPRTLEVIINKDLIVWPNYFNQVLPISLCSDPCYSGYQKKKKEGEKFCCYDCIPCPEGKVSDAMDMDNCNECPEDQYPTTDKDGCISKVITFLSYEEPLGIGLVLIAVFFSSLTAVILGTFIKYRDTPIVKANNRHITYTLLISLLLCFLCSFLFLGRPKKVTCFLRQSAFGVIFSMAVSCILAKTITVVVAFMATKPGSSMRKWVGRRLSNSIILPCSLLQASICTVWMGTFPPFPDLDTWSETAQIVAECNEGSTIMFYLVLGYMGFLSISSFTVAFLARKLPDTFNEAKFITFSMLVFCSVWLSFVPTYLSTKGKYMVAVEIFSILASGAGLLVFIFFPKCYIIILRPHLNNKEQLIRRNNSRI